A single region of the Pan troglodytes isolate AG18354 chromosome 18, NHGRI_mPanTro3-v2.0_pri, whole genome shotgun sequence genome encodes:
- the LOC739572 gene encoding uncharacterized protein LOC739572, giving the protein MDRPRGARDAGGARSPPFLPATSLASASPAGAPGLQLRSPLLQLRVASGNLLLRARSRRLERPQSALQLGCFSRAPCDGRIRSQAPPYVILPSFSSVWRLGSLPPRRHLEGGMASTLMGNEGEKKSSWPSQAAPSLRGGPASLSRSEEYLSRISTELMEEALCTACCHLNPVPIKKKQSQDQATQISKRETVPAARHTSCQLLVKRTCLKTTLLPLVNHFRLWGPPGHEQQHPEAFKVFWIHHRTLQPQPARIPPGMKVL; this is encoded by the exons ATGGACCGGCCCCGAGGTGCGCGGGACGCAGGGGGCGCGCGCAGCCCGCCCTTCCTACCCGCAACCTCCCTCGCCTCTGCCAGCCCCGCAGGCGCTCCGGGCCTCCAGCTGCGGTCGCCGCTGCTCCAGCTGCGCGTGGCTTCCGGGAACCTCCTCCTCCGCGCCC GCTCCAGGCGGCTAGAGAGGCCCCAGAGCGCCCTGCAGCTGGGTTGCTTCTCGCGTGCCCCTTGTGATGGGAGGATTAGGTCGCAGGCTCCACCCTACGTCATCCTCCCAAGCTTCTCAAGCGTCTGGCGCTTGGGGTCACTGCCCCCAAGGAGGCACCTGGAGGG GGGGATGGCGTCCACTCTGATGGGGAATGAGGGGGAGAAGAAGAGCAGCTGGCCATCTCAAGCTGCACCCTCCTTGAGAGGAGGTCCG GCTTCGTTGTCTCGTTCTGAGGAATACCTGTCCCGGATCAGTACAGAACTCATGGAGGAGGCTTTGTGCACTGCTTGCTGCCACTTGAACCCTGTGCCCATCAAAAAAAAGCAGTCACAAGACCAAGCGACTCAGATATCCAAACGCG AAACCGTACCTGCAGCAAGGCATACCTCCTGCCAACTCCTGGTGAAAAG AACATGCCTCAAAACTACTCTTTTGCCACTCGTTAACCACTTCCGTTTGTGGGGACCTCCTGGTCATGAGCAGCAGCATCCCGAAGCCTTCAAAGTGTTCTGGATTCATCACAggaccctccagcctcagccagcaAGGATACCACCAGGAATGAAAGTGCTTTAA
- the CDIPT gene encoding CDP-diacylglycerol--inositol 3-phosphatidyltransferase isoform X1, translating to MSCRHSFPLLLPCSLHSHAFLSSCHGDLCPLTSHTACFPACVPPQAGGHFQSSFTPCIRVINQIWAPVLHPLRHNSPCPPNLPGTRFGAMLDMLTDRCSTMCLLVNLALLYPGATLFFQISMSLDVASHWLHLHSSVVRGSESHKMIDLSGNPVLRIYYTSRPALFTLCAGNELFYCLLYLFHFSEGPLVGSVGLFRMGLWVTAPIALLKSLISVIHLITAARNMAALDAADRAKKK from the exons ATGAGTTGCAGACATAGCTTTCCTCTCCTCCTACCCTGTTCCCTCCACTCTCATGCCTTTCTCAGTTCATGCCATGGTGACCTTTGCCCACTGACCTCACACACAGCCTGTTTTCCAGCCTGCGTTCCTCCCCAGGCAGGCGGACACTTCCAGTCTTCGTTTACACCCTGCATCAGAGTGATAAACCAAATATGGGCACCTGTCCTGCATCCACTGCGCCATAACAGCCCTTGCCCACCTAATCTTCCAGGAACCCGGTTTGGGGCCATGCTGGACATGCTGACGGACCGCTGCTCCACCATGTGCCTGTTGGTCAACCTGGCCCTGCTGTACCCTGGAGCCACGCTGTTCTTCCAAATCAGCATGAGTTTGGATGTGGCCAGTCACTGGCTGCACCTCCACAG TTCTGTGGTCCGAGGCAGTGAGAGTCACAAGATGATCGACTTGTCCGGGAATCCGGTGCTTCGGATCTACTACACCTCGAGG CCTGCTCTGTTCACCTTGTGTGCTGGGAATGAGCTCTTCTACTGCCTCCTCTACCTGTTCCATTTCTCTGAGGGACCTTTAG TTGGCTCTGTGGGACTGTTCCGGATGGGCCTCTGGGTCACTGCCCCCATCGCCTTGCTGAAGTCGCTCATCAGCGTCATCCACCTGATCACGGCCGCCCGCAACATGGCTGCCCTGGACGCAGCAGACCGCGCCAAGAAGAAGTGA
- the CDIPT gene encoding CDP-diacylglycerol--inositol 3-phosphatidyltransferase isoform X3 — protein sequence MLDMLTDRCSTMCLLVNLALLYPGATLFFQISMSLDVASHWLHLHSSVVRGSESHKMIDLSGNPVLRIYYTSRPALFTLCAGNELFYCLLYLFHFSEGPLVGSVGLFRMGLWVTAPIALLKSLISVIHLITAARNMAALDAADRAKKK from the exons ATGCTGGACATGCTGACGGACCGCTGCTCCACCATGTGCCTGTTGGTCAACCTGGCCCTGCTGTACCCTGGAGCCACGCTGTTCTTCCAAATCAGCATGAGTTTGGATGTGGCCAGTCACTGGCTGCACCTCCACAG TTCTGTGGTCCGAGGCAGTGAGAGTCACAAGATGATCGACTTGTCCGGGAATCCGGTGCTTCGGATCTACTACACCTCGAGG CCTGCTCTGTTCACCTTGTGTGCTGGGAATGAGCTCTTCTACTGCCTCCTCTACCTGTTCCATTTCTCTGAGGGACCTTTAG TTGGCTCTGTGGGACTGTTCCGGATGGGCCTCTGGGTCACTGCCCCCATCGCCTTGCTGAAGTCGCTCATCAGCGTCATCCACCTGATCACGGCCGCCCGCAACATGGCTGCCCTGGACGCAGCAGACCGCGCCAAGAAGAAGTGA
- the CDIPT gene encoding CDP-diacylglycerol--inositol 3-phosphatidyltransferase isoform X2, whose protein sequence is MPDENIFLFVPNLIGYARIVFAIISFYFMPCCPLTASSFYLLSGLLDAFDGHAARALNQGTRFGAMLDMLTDRCSTMCLLVNLALLYPGATLFFQISMSLDVASHWLHLHSSVVRGSESHKMIDLSGNPVLRIYYTSRPALFTLCAGNELFYCLLYLFHFSEGPLVGSVGLFRMGLWVTAPIALLKSLISVIHLITAARNMAALDAADRAKKK, encoded by the exons ATGCCAGACGAAAATATCTTCCTGTTCGTGCCCAACCTCATCG GTTATGCCCGGATTGTCTTCGCCATCATTTCTTTCTACTTCATGCCCTGCTGCCCCCTCACGGCCTCCTCCTTCTACCTGCTCAGCGGCCTGCTGGACGCTTTCGATGGACACGCTGCTCGCGCTCTTAATCAAG GAACCCGGTTTGGGGCCATGCTGGACATGCTGACGGACCGCTGCTCCACCATGTGCCTGTTGGTCAACCTGGCCCTGCTGTACCCTGGAGCCACGCTGTTCTTCCAAATCAGCATGAGTTTGGATGTGGCCAGTCACTGGCTGCACCTCCACAG TTCTGTGGTCCGAGGCAGTGAGAGTCACAAGATGATCGACTTGTCCGGGAATCCGGTGCTTCGGATCTACTACACCTCGAGG CCTGCTCTGTTCACCTTGTGTGCTGGGAATGAGCTCTTCTACTGCCTCCTCTACCTGTTCCATTTCTCTGAGGGACCTTTAG TTGGCTCTGTGGGACTGTTCCGGATGGGCCTCTGGGTCACTGCCCCCATCGCCTTGCTGAAGTCGCTCATCAGCGTCATCCACCTGATCACGGCCGCCCGCAACATGGCTGCCCTGGACGCAGCAGACCGCGCCAAGAAGAAGTGA